From a single Gimesia fumaroli genomic region:
- a CDS encoding aspartate-semialdehyde dehydrogenase → MFDTVAIIGATGAVGHIMRKLLEDRNFQAKQFRFLASARSAGKTLEFQGKTYTLEELTKDSFEGVELVIASTPDDVAAEFLPSAVEAGAIVIDESGYWRMKPDVALVIPEINPEAALEAKGIIASPNCSTTQMVMALKPLYDASPVKRVIVSTYQATSGAGVAGTSDLLEGSKAYLEGKEHDYQVFPHPIAFNAIPQIGSEKEDGYTSEEMKMVYETRKILGDETIQINPTCVRIPVANCHSETITVETERPISPEEARGLFENFPGITVVDDLKNLSYPLPSSSDGSDEVYIGRIRRDISCPNGLSFWCVSDNLRKGAATNAVQIAELLAKHKACT, encoded by the coding sequence GTGTTTGATACTGTCGCCATTATTGGTGCCACGGGTGCCGTTGGGCACATCATGCGGAAACTGTTGGAAGACCGAAACTTCCAGGCAAAACAATTTCGATTTCTGGCCTCAGCCCGATCCGCTGGTAAAACACTGGAATTCCAGGGAAAAACGTACACCCTTGAAGAATTGACCAAAGATTCATTCGAAGGCGTTGAGCTCGTCATCGCCTCCACTCCCGATGATGTCGCCGCGGAATTCTTACCCTCAGCCGTCGAAGCAGGAGCCATTGTCATTGATGAATCCGGCTACTGGCGAATGAAACCGGATGTGGCCCTCGTCATTCCTGAAATCAATCCGGAAGCAGCACTCGAAGCAAAAGGCATCATCGCCAGCCCGAACTGTTCCACAACCCAGATGGTCATGGCCCTCAAGCCTCTGTATGATGCCTCTCCCGTGAAACGCGTGATCGTCAGTACTTACCAGGCCACCAGCGGAGCAGGGGTCGCCGGCACCAGCGATTTACTGGAAGGCTCCAAGGCATATCTCGAAGGAAAAGAGCATGATTATCAGGTCTTTCCTCATCCAATCGCCTTCAACGCCATTCCTCAAATCGGCAGTGAAAAAGAAGACGGCTACACCAGTGAAGAAATGAAAATGGTCTACGAAACCCGGAAAATTCTGGGAGATGAAACTATTCAGATCAATCCGACCTGTGTCCGAATTCCGGTCGCGAACTGTCACAGTGAAACAATTACCGTCGAGACAGAACGCCCGATTTCACCTGAAGAAGCACGTGGGCTATTCGAAAACTTCCCGGGAATCACCGTCGTGGATGACCTGAAAAACCTCTCGTATCCGCTCCCTTCAAGTTCAGATGGCAGCGATGAAGTCTACATCGGTCGTATCCGCCGTGATATTTCCTGCCCGAAT
- a CDS encoding 2-phosphosulfolactate phosphatase gives MPTEIRTCLLPLLSEPEDYSGSVAVILDILRASSTISYALNSGATAVIPCEEIEEAQQIADELKQASGEEVLLGGERMGVMIEGFDLDNSPARYPAETVAGKQIVFTTSNGTRALKHALQARRILIGSFLCLDAVVNELKKSEGVVYLVCAGTDGSVTGEDCLCAGAIATELQNQTDQELVLDDSTRIVIDHYRSQIQHEEGVLKGIRASLGGRNLIRRGFEDDIRLCSERGLIPGVPEYHHQSGTITLTTGA, from the coding sequence ATGCCTACAGAGATTCGAACCTGCTTACTGCCGCTACTGTCAGAACCTGAAGACTATTCAGGGAGTGTGGCTGTGATTCTGGATATTTTGCGTGCCTCTTCCACAATCAGCTATGCTTTGAACTCAGGTGCGACAGCTGTGATTCCCTGTGAGGAAATTGAGGAAGCGCAACAGATTGCTGATGAACTCAAACAGGCGAGCGGCGAAGAAGTACTGCTGGGCGGAGAGCGGATGGGAGTCATGATTGAAGGGTTCGACCTGGATAACTCCCCTGCCCGCTATCCAGCGGAAACGGTAGCGGGAAAGCAGATAGTCTTTACGACCAGCAATGGAACACGGGCTCTGAAGCATGCTTTACAGGCGCGGCGGATTTTAATCGGCTCGTTTCTCTGTCTGGATGCGGTGGTAAACGAACTGAAAAAATCGGAGGGAGTCGTTTATCTGGTGTGTGCAGGAACAGATGGAAGTGTGACGGGGGAAGATTGTTTATGTGCCGGTGCGATTGCGACCGAATTGCAGAATCAGACCGATCAGGAACTGGTTCTGGATGATTCGACCCGGATTGTGATCGACCATTATCGATCTCAAATCCAGCACGAAGAGGGTGTGTTGAAGGGGATCCGTGCCAGTCTGGGCGGTCGGAATCTGATTCGACGTGGCTTTGAAGACGATATTCGATTATGTTCCGAGCGCGGCCTGATTCCCGGGGTACCAGAGTATCATCATCAGTCGGGGACGATCACGTTAACGACAGGTGCCTGA
- a CDS encoding glycine--tRNA ligase, whose translation MKKEMEKIVALCKRRGFIFQSSEIYGGLQGFWDYGPLGVELKRNVREVWWSDMITTHNELITPEGAPKPFSMTGVETTIIMHPSVWKSSGHFDLFHDFMVDSKESKARFRVDHVSVAVAYASDSTPVACETYMADIGEEGLSKTKRKRLEKALAEYEKTQGLTPSETPEIRVCNLMDYSKMLVAAEIPATGKLEPRCPETGGELTEPREFNLMFKTIIGALSGEEGTAFLRPETAQGMFVNFKNVVDSGRVKFPFGIAQIGKSFRNEITPRNYIFRSREFEQMEMEFFCHPDESFEWYKYWRDRRYAWYIKHGIDPGNLILRDHTPEELAHYSVGTADVEYAFPFMEENEYGELEGIAHRGDFDLRSHMEGKLIREGDQLVVEKNEHGQPKYKGSGKDLTYFDDQTRERFVPHVIEPAAGADRATLAFLCEAYYEDEQPDEKGKMQTRTVMRFHPKLAPVKAAVFPLIKKAGMPEVASSIYGKLRAAGIQAVYDQQGAIGRRYRRQDEIGTPFCLTVDGDTEQDNCVTLRDRDTLEQVRIPVGDVVAEIQKRIHG comes from the coding sequence ATGAAAAAAGAGATGGAGAAAATCGTTGCGTTGTGTAAACGGCGTGGGTTCATTTTTCAGTCATCCGAAATCTATGGCGGACTTCAGGGGTTCTGGGATTATGGTCCTCTTGGAGTCGAACTGAAACGAAACGTCCGGGAAGTCTGGTGGTCTGACATGATTACCACGCATAATGAGCTGATCACACCGGAAGGCGCGCCCAAGCCGTTCTCCATGACCGGCGTAGAAACGACAATTATCATGCATCCCAGCGTCTGGAAAAGTTCCGGGCATTTTGATCTGTTCCATGATTTTATGGTCGACTCCAAAGAATCGAAGGCCCGTTTTCGCGTGGACCATGTGTCTGTCGCTGTCGCGTATGCTTCGGACAGCACTCCGGTTGCCTGTGAAACGTACATGGCGGATATCGGAGAAGAAGGTCTTTCCAAAACAAAACGCAAACGTCTGGAAAAGGCACTGGCAGAATATGAGAAAACGCAAGGCCTCACCCCCAGCGAAACACCGGAGATTCGCGTCTGTAATCTGATGGATTACAGCAAGATGCTGGTTGCTGCTGAGATTCCCGCGACAGGAAAGCTGGAGCCTCGTTGTCCTGAAACTGGGGGGGAACTGACGGAGCCACGTGAATTCAACCTGATGTTCAAGACAATCATTGGTGCCTTGTCGGGCGAAGAAGGGACGGCATTTCTGCGTCCGGAAACCGCACAGGGGATGTTTGTGAACTTCAAGAATGTCGTCGACAGCGGACGCGTGAAGTTTCCGTTTGGGATCGCCCAGATTGGAAAAAGTTTCCGCAATGAAATTACGCCCCGGAATTATATCTTCCGTTCACGTGAATTCGAACAGATGGAGATGGAATTTTTCTGTCATCCGGATGAATCGTTCGAATGGTACAAGTACTGGCGCGACCGTCGGTATGCCTGGTATATCAAACACGGGATTGACCCAGGCAACCTGATTCTGCGCGACCATACACCGGAAGAACTAGCTCACTATTCGGTGGGAACGGCCGATGTGGAGTATGCGTTCCCTTTTATGGAAGAAAATGAGTACGGGGAACTCGAAGGAATTGCGCATCGTGGCGATTTCGACTTACGGTCACATATGGAAGGAAAACTGATTCGCGAAGGCGATCAGCTCGTGGTCGAAAAGAACGAACACGGGCAGCCTAAGTACAAAGGGAGCGGAAAAGATCTGACTTACTTTGATGATCAGACGCGCGAACGATTTGTGCCTCACGTCATCGAGCCGGCTGCCGGTGCAGACCGGGCGACGCTGGCGTTTCTCTGTGAAGCGTATTACGAAGACGAACAGCCTGATGAAAAAGGCAAGATGCAGACACGGACGGTGATGCGGTTCCATCCCAAGCTGGCGCCTGTGAAAGCCGCCGTCTTCCCCTTGATCAAAAAAGCAGGAATGCCGGAAGTGGCTTCCTCAATTTACGGAAAACTGCGTGCAGCAGGTATTCAGGCCGTGTATGATCAACAGGGAGCCATCGGTCGCCGTTATCGTCGACAGGACGAGATCGGGACTCCGTTCTGCCTGACTGTAGACGGAGACACCGAACAGGATAATTGTGTGACATTGCGTGATCGAGATACACTGGAACAAGTCCGTATCCCTGTCGGCGATGTTGTTGCCGAGATTCAAAAACGGATTCATGGATAA
- a CDS encoding FAD-dependent oxidoreductase codes for MANDKMDRRVFGKYLAGSTAAFVAGANTASAKEPVVDGITRPSNTLILDGGGQSVWNSTAQHTRTSGWVSPDGKVFHEAARNIPIVEEDEVIVCGGGPAGFAAALASARSGAKTRLLEVNGCVGGVWTAGALTLIIDAQNKPGIMREILRKLDERGASNTLSNGSVAYDTEKTKLLLEDMLLEAGVKIQLHTRVVGAVTDINNRLSVIVTESKSGRQAWRAKSFIDCSGDGDLAAQAGCGYEFGQPGTGLTQPMSLMVLLTGVTTDGIAPFVRGDAEPRKLGNPKKNLLAEFQRAGVDPSYGGPTIFRVRDGLFAMMANHEYGTLSIDAAHVTDATLQARREVHKLVNSLKTLGDPWTNLEIIATAEQIGTREGRRILGRYHVTAEDLKKGARFDDAICHVRFGIDVHSTNPGKTKAIEKKPFKSKPYDIPLRALIARDVTGLMMAGRCISGDFIAHSSYRVTGNAVAMGEAAGVASAVAASTGKLPHEVPFSEVSKQLDQIRAEKTQQVKS; via the coding sequence ATGGCCAACGATAAAATGGACCGTCGCGTTTTCGGAAAATATCTGGCAGGCAGTACGGCTGCATTTGTAGCTGGTGCGAATACGGCGTCTGCAAAAGAACCCGTCGTCGATGGTATCACGCGGCCTTCCAATACCCTGATTCTAGATGGGGGCGGTCAATCGGTCTGGAATTCAACCGCGCAGCATACGCGAACCAGTGGCTGGGTTTCGCCGGACGGCAAAGTCTTCCATGAAGCAGCCCGAAATATTCCGATTGTCGAAGAAGATGAAGTCATTGTCTGTGGCGGCGGCCCAGCGGGTTTCGCGGCGGCACTGGCTTCCGCCCGGAGTGGTGCCAAGACTAGATTGCTTGAAGTCAATGGCTGTGTGGGCGGCGTCTGGACGGCTGGTGCGTTGACTCTGATTATCGATGCACAGAATAAGCCGGGCATTATGCGTGAGATTCTGCGAAAGCTTGATGAACGCGGTGCCAGCAATACACTGTCGAATGGCTCTGTCGCGTATGATACCGAAAAAACCAAACTGCTTTTGGAAGATATGCTGCTGGAAGCGGGAGTCAAAATTCAACTGCATACACGTGTGGTTGGAGCGGTGACGGATATCAATAACCGTTTGTCTGTGATCGTGACCGAATCGAAGTCAGGACGTCAGGCTTGGCGGGCCAAGTCGTTTATTGACTGTTCCGGCGATGGCGATCTGGCGGCGCAGGCTGGTTGCGGCTATGAATTTGGTCAGCCGGGAACCGGTTTGACGCAGCCGATGAGTCTGATGGTTTTACTCACAGGAGTGACAACGGACGGCATTGCCCCATTCGTTCGCGGCGATGCTGAGCCTCGCAAACTGGGGAATCCGAAAAAGAATCTGCTAGCCGAATTTCAACGTGCGGGCGTCGATCCTTCTTATGGTGGCCCTACAATCTTTCGTGTTCGAGATGGGCTGTTTGCCATGATGGCCAATCATGAGTATGGGACTCTCTCTATTGATGCAGCGCATGTAACAGATGCGACGCTGCAGGCAAGGCGTGAAGTTCACAAGCTGGTTAACAGCCTGAAAACATTAGGTGATCCCTGGACGAATCTGGAGATTATCGCGACTGCCGAACAGATCGGGACGCGGGAAGGCCGACGGATTTTGGGGCGCTATCATGTGACGGCCGAGGATTTAAAGAAGGGGGCTCGTTTTGATGATGCGATTTGCCATGTCCGATTTGGAATCGACGTGCATTCAACGAATCCTGGCAAGACGAAGGCGATTGAGAAGAAACCGTTCAAATCGAAGCCTTACGATATTCCTCTGCGGGCCTTGATTGCCCGGGATGTGACGGGGCTGATGATGGCCGGGCGTTGTATCAGTGGTGATTTCATTGCACATAGCAGTTACCGGGTCACCGGAAATGCAGTGGCGATGGGAGAAGCCGCCGGCGTGGCATCTGCGGTTGCTGCATCTACCGGAAAACTGCCGCACGAAGTCCCCTTCTCTGAAGTCTCGAAGCAGCTGGATCAGATTCGGGCTGAGAAAACACAGCAGGTAAAGAGCTAA
- the purD gene encoding phosphoribosylamine--glycine ligase, with amino-acid sequence METMKVLVIGQGGREHALVWKLTQSDSVSQVFCAPGNAGTQSEATNVAIRVSDIPKMVAFAKEESIRLAVIGPEVPLVAGMADAMREAGIAVFGPSKAAAELEGSKSFAKQMMWKANVPTAKSETFSNFEAAEAYLEEREEQPLVIKADGLAAGKGVLICDTKQEALDGIKSLMKIKEFGDAGKTVIIEEKLIGQEVSILAIVSGSTIIPLETSQDHKAAYDGDKGPNTGGMGAYSPAPLVTDALMDEIIEKILVPMVNVMKIEDRPFNGVLYAGLMITNQGPKVLEFNVRFGDPEAQPVLMRLKTDLAQLLLAAAEERLDEMESLEWDERPAVCVVMASEGYPGDYEKGRVIRGLGEAAELADTKVFHAGTTSKDGEVVTDGGRVLGVTAIGDSISDAKLKAYQAVKCIRWDGAWCRKDISDKAR; translated from the coding sequence ATAGAAACGATGAAAGTTTTAGTGATTGGTCAGGGGGGGCGCGAGCATGCTCTGGTCTGGAAACTGACCCAGTCGGATAGTGTCAGTCAGGTATTTTGTGCACCCGGCAATGCGGGAACGCAGTCAGAAGCGACTAATGTCGCCATCAGAGTTTCCGATATTCCCAAGATGGTGGCATTTGCGAAAGAAGAATCGATTCGGCTGGCTGTGATCGGTCCCGAAGTTCCTCTCGTCGCTGGTATGGCTGATGCAATGCGGGAAGCGGGAATTGCCGTATTCGGTCCTTCCAAGGCTGCCGCCGAGTTGGAAGGCAGCAAATCGTTTGCTAAGCAGATGATGTGGAAAGCCAATGTACCCACCGCCAAGTCAGAAACGTTTTCCAATTTCGAAGCGGCAGAAGCCTATCTGGAAGAGCGTGAAGAACAGCCTCTGGTGATCAAAGCCGACGGTCTGGCAGCGGGAAAAGGGGTTTTGATCTGTGATACGAAACAGGAAGCCCTTGATGGCATCAAGTCTCTGATGAAAATCAAAGAGTTCGGTGACGCCGGGAAGACGGTGATTATTGAGGAAAAGCTGATTGGTCAGGAAGTCAGTATTCTGGCAATCGTCAGTGGATCCACGATTATTCCCCTGGAAACATCACAGGATCATAAAGCAGCCTATGACGGTGACAAAGGACCGAATACCGGCGGCATGGGCGCTTACAGCCCTGCTCCCCTGGTTACGGATGCTCTGATGGATGAGATCATCGAAAAGATTCTGGTTCCAATGGTCAATGTGATGAAAATCGAAGATCGACCGTTCAACGGAGTACTGTATGCCGGCCTGATGATTACCAATCAGGGGCCGAAAGTACTGGAATTCAACGTGCGTTTTGGTGATCCGGAAGCGCAGCCCGTGTTGATGCGACTCAAGACCGATCTGGCACAGTTGTTACTGGCGGCTGCGGAAGAACGCCTGGATGAAATGGAGTCTTTGGAATGGGACGAACGCCCTGCTGTCTGTGTGGTGATGGCATCGGAAGGTTATCCGGGGGACTATGAAAAAGGCAGAGTGATTCGTGGTCTGGGTGAAGCTGCTGAATTGGCGGATACCAAAGTCTTTCACGCAGGAACCACGTCCAAGGACGGTGAAGTCGTCACCGATGGTGGCCGGGTACTGGGAGTGACGGCGATTGGAGATTCCATCAGCGATGCGAAACTCAAAGCCTATCAGGCGGTGAAATGCATTCGCTGGGATGGTGCCTGGTGTCGGAAAGATATTTCGGATAAGGCTCGTTGA